A genome region from Streptomyces sp. NBC_01296 includes the following:
- a CDS encoding IucA/IucC family protein, translating to MPSQGAASQGASGSGGLDAPGGGQASAAGGGTVPRQKDGTLRARVGSAGPVGPEPAMLPDLLDHPDPAVAAEAAAVENLLRCWVRENGIGRPDGPVGTLLRIPLPASGTALLVAVRYWSPAGWHRFAPARLEGAPAHAPAVDAVTLASLLAREGDSGGRGGADLVGRVADSVRRTAEFIADRRERPTPPEPVAGDLFLTAEQSLLLGHPLQPDPKSREGLSETEARRYSPELHGSFPLHWLAVEPSALATDSAWTERGRPVSAARLLGRLAPGLPLPDGTTPLPLHPWQAGDLLQRPAVAALRDAGLLHDLGPYGEPWYPTSSVRTVHRPGTPAMLKLSLGLRITNSRRENLRKELHRGVEVHRLLRTGLAEQWQAAHPGFDIVRDPAWIAVDAPDGTPVPGLDAVLRHNPFRSHDDAVCIAALTAPRPWPGRTTMRSRLAETVSRLAATTGRPTYAVAAEWFLRYLEHVVLPVLAFDALAGIALEAHQQNTLVLLDPAGWPVGGRYRDNQGYYFRASHRAELERRLPGIGSASDTFVSDAVTDERFAYYLGINNVLGLIGAFGSQRLADERVLLAAFRRFLGKASGLGPLPARLLDSPTLRCKANLLTRLGGLDELVGPVDSQSVYVTLTNPLHD from the coding sequence CTGCCCTCCCAGGGGGCGGCTTCGCAGGGCGCCTCGGGGAGCGGGGGCCTTGATGCCCCCGGTGGAGGGCAGGCTTCGGCGGCCGGTGGAGGGACCGTGCCGCGGCAGAAGGACGGGACGCTTCGGGCACGGGTCGGCTCTGCCGGTCCCGTCGGGCCCGAACCCGCGATGCTGCCCGACCTGTTGGACCACCCCGACCCAGCCGTCGCCGCCGAGGCCGCCGCGGTGGAGAACCTGCTGCGGTGCTGGGTCCGCGAGAACGGCATCGGCCGTCCCGACGGGCCCGTCGGAACCCTGCTCCGCATCCCCCTCCCTGCATCCGGCACCGCCCTGCTCGTCGCCGTCCGCTACTGGTCCCCGGCCGGCTGGCACCGCTTCGCCCCCGCCCGGCTCGAAGGTGCGCCCGCCCACGCCCCGGCCGTGGACGCCGTCACCCTCGCCTCACTGCTCGCCCGCGAGGGCGACAGCGGCGGACGCGGAGGGGCCGACCTCGTAGGCCGGGTCGCCGACTCGGTGCGTCGCACTGCCGAGTTCATCGCCGACCGGCGCGAGCGCCCCACCCCGCCCGAACCCGTCGCCGGCGACCTCTTCCTCACCGCCGAACAGTCCCTCCTCCTCGGCCACCCCCTCCAGCCGGACCCGAAGAGCCGCGAAGGACTCTCCGAGACCGAAGCACGCCGCTACTCACCCGAACTGCACGGCTCCTTCCCCCTGCACTGGCTCGCCGTCGAACCCTCCGCCCTCGCCACCGACTCCGCCTGGACCGAACGCGGCCGCCCCGTCTCCGCCGCCCGGCTCCTCGGCCGGCTCGCCCCCGGGCTCCCGCTGCCCGACGGCACGACCCCCCTTCCCCTGCACCCCTGGCAGGCCGGCGACCTGCTCCAGCGCCCCGCCGTCGCCGCCCTCCGCGACGCCGGGCTCCTGCACGACCTGGGCCCGTACGGCGAGCCCTGGTACCCCACCTCCTCCGTCCGCACCGTCCACCGCCCCGGCACCCCCGCGATGCTCAAGCTCTCCCTGGGCCTGCGCATCACCAACTCCCGCCGCGAGAACCTCCGCAAGGAACTCCACCGCGGTGTCGAGGTACACCGGCTGCTCCGCACCGGACTCGCGGAACAGTGGCAGGCGGCCCACCCCGGCTTCGACATCGTGCGCGACCCCGCCTGGATCGCCGTCGACGCCCCGGACGGCACCCCCGTCCCCGGACTCGACGCCGTGCTGCGCCACAACCCCTTCCGTTCCCACGACGACGCCGTCTGCATCGCCGCACTCACCGCACCCCGCCCGTGGCCGGGCCGGACCACCATGCGCTCCCGCCTCGCCGAGACCGTCTCCCGGCTCGCCGCCACCACCGGACGCCCGACCTACGCCGTCGCCGCCGAGTGGTTCCTGCGCTACCTCGAGCACGTCGTCCTGCCGGTCCTCGCCTTCGACGCGCTCGCCGGGATCGCGCTCGAAGCGCACCAGCAGAACACCCTGGTGCTCCTCGACCCGGCCGGCTGGCCCGTGGGCGGCCGCTACCGCGACAACCAGGGCTACTACTTCCGCGCATCCCACCGCGCGGAACTCGAGCGCCGGCTCCCCGGCATCGGCAGCGCCAGCGACACCTTCGTCTCCGACGCCGTCACCGACGAACGCTTCGCCTACTACCTCGGCATCAACAACGTGCTCGGCCTCATCGGCGCCTTCGGATCCCAACGGCTCGCCGACGAACGCGTCCTGCTCGCCGCCTTCCGCCGGTTCCTCGGCAAGGCCTCCGGACTCGGACCGCTCCCCGCGCGGCTGCTCGACTCACCCACCCTGCGCTGCAAGGCGAATCTGCTCACCCGCCTCGGCGGCCTCGACGAGCTCGTCGGCCCCGTCGACTCCCAGTCCGTCTACGTCACCCTCACCAACCCCCTCCACGATTGA
- a CDS encoding diaminobutyrate--2-oxoglutarate transaminase family protein has protein sequence MFEAQSDGAVRAGGPTVVALTEQGAAAAQVPQASPVSEVLEVLEVLEVPLEVPPQGSRGAGPAGPGGPVAAEGILRRQALRESAARTYARSLPIVPVRARGLTIEGADGRRYLDCLSGAGTLALGHNHPVVLEAVRGVLDSGAPLHVLDLATPVKDAFTTELFACLPPALAADARIQFCGPAGTDAVEAALKLVRTATGRSGLLAFTGAYHGMTAGALGASGGAQDVRVTRLPFPQDFRCPFGVGGPEGARLGARWTESLLDDPKGGVPTPAAMLVEPVQGEGGVFPAPDAWLRRMREITEARGIPLIADEVQTGVGRTGAFWGVDHAGVVPDVMVLSKAIGGSLPLAVIVYRSGLDVWAPGAHAGTFRGNQLAMAAGAATLAYVRKNRLAERAGALGERMLTALRGLASDHPCIGDVRGRGLMIGVELVDPETGTAAQALAAAVRQECLDRGLIVELGGRHSSVVRLLPPLTLTDEQASAVLDRLADAIPTAAAACRLH, from the coding sequence ATGTTCGAGGCGCAATCCGATGGAGCAGTCCGTGCGGGAGGTCCGACAGTCGTGGCTTTGACCGAGCAGGGCGCGGCCGCAGCGCAGGTACCTCAGGCGTCTCCGGTGTCTGAGGTGCTCGAGGTGCTTGAGGTGCTTGAGGTGCCTTTGGAGGTTCCGCCGCAGGGGAGCCGGGGAGCGGGGCCGGCGGGGCCCGGCGGGCCGGTCGCGGCGGAGGGCATCCTGCGCCGGCAGGCGTTGCGGGAGTCCGCCGCCCGGACGTACGCGCGCTCGCTGCCCATCGTTCCGGTGCGCGCCCGCGGGCTGACGATCGAGGGCGCGGACGGGCGGCGCTACCTGGACTGCCTCTCCGGCGCGGGCACTCTCGCGCTGGGGCACAACCACCCGGTGGTGCTCGAAGCCGTCCGGGGCGTCCTCGACTCCGGAGCGCCGCTGCACGTCCTGGACCTCGCGACGCCGGTCAAGGACGCTTTCACCACCGAGCTGTTCGCCTGCCTCCCGCCCGCTCTGGCGGCCGACGCCCGCATCCAGTTCTGCGGGCCCGCCGGTACGGATGCGGTGGAGGCCGCGCTCAAGCTGGTCCGCACCGCCACGGGGCGCTCGGGGCTGCTCGCCTTCACCGGGGCCTACCACGGGATGACCGCCGGGGCCCTGGGAGCCTCGGGCGGAGCCCAGGACGTACGGGTGACCCGGCTGCCGTTCCCGCAGGACTTCCGCTGCCCGTTCGGGGTCGGCGGCCCCGAGGGCGCCCGGCTCGGGGCCCGTTGGACGGAGAGCCTGCTGGACGACCCGAAGGGCGGGGTGCCGACGCCCGCGGCGATGCTCGTGGAGCCGGTGCAGGGCGAGGGCGGGGTCTTCCCGGCCCCGGACGCGTGGCTGCGCCGGATGCGCGAGATCACCGAGGCCCGGGGGATCCCGCTGATCGCCGACGAGGTGCAGACGGGGGTCGGCCGGACCGGCGCCTTCTGGGGCGTCGACCACGCCGGGGTGGTGCCGGACGTGATGGTCCTGTCCAAGGCGATCGGCGGCAGCCTCCCGCTGGCGGTGATCGTGTACCGGTCGGGCCTGGACGTGTGGGCCCCCGGGGCGCATGCGGGCACCTTCCGCGGCAACCAGCTGGCCATGGCGGCCGGGGCCGCGACCCTGGCGTACGTACGGAAGAACCGTCTCGCCGAGCGCGCCGGGGCCCTGGGCGAGCGCATGCTGACGGCCCTGCGCGGGCTGGCGTCCGACCATCCCTGCATCGGGGACGTACGGGGCCGCGGTCTGATGATCGGCGTCGAACTCGTCGACCCCGAGACCGGGACGGCAGCGCAGGCCCTCGCCGCGGCCGTCCGGCAGGAGTGCCTGGACCGCGGCCTGATCGTCGAACTAGGCGGCCGCCACTCCAGCGTCGTCCGCCTCCTGCCCCCGCTGACGCTCACCGACGAACAGGCCTCCGCCGTCCTGGACCGCCTGGCCGACGCCATCCCCACCGCCGCCGCAGCCTGCCGGCTCCACTGA
- the hflX gene encoding GTPase HflX, with product MTSSSSPSQDARDAQDVPDSQSFTESLRADALMEEDVAWSHEVDGDRDGEQFERSERAALRRVAGLSTELEDVTEVEYRQLRLERVVLVGVWTSGTVQDAENSLAELAALAETAGALVLDGVIQRRDKPDPATFIGSGKARELRDIVLESGADTVVCDGELSPGQLIALEDVVKVKVVDRTALILDIFAQHAKSREGKAQVALAQMQYMLPRLRGWGASLSRQMGGGGGGGMATRGPGETKIETDRRRIREKMAKMRREIADMKTGRDIKRQERRRNKVPSVAIAGYTNAGKSSLLNRLTGAGVLVENALFATLDPTVRRAETPSGRIYTLADTVGFVRHLPHHLVEAFRSTMEEVGDSDLILHIVDGSHPAPEEQLAAVREVIRDVGAVNVPEIVVINKADAADPLVLQRLLRIERHSIAVSARTGQGIEELLGLIDSELPRPEVEVEALVPYTRGSLVARAHAEGEVISEEHTPEGTLLKVRVHQELAADLAPYVPAKR from the coding sequence ATGACCTCCTCTTCTTCCCCTTCCCAGGACGCGCGGGACGCACAGGACGTGCCGGACTCGCAGAGCTTCACCGAGAGCCTTCGGGCCGACGCCCTGATGGAAGAGGACGTCGCCTGGAGCCACGAGGTCGACGGAGACCGGGACGGCGAGCAGTTCGAGCGCTCCGAGCGCGCGGCGCTGCGCCGTGTGGCCGGCCTCTCCACCGAGCTCGAAGACGTCACCGAGGTCGAGTACCGCCAGCTGCGCCTCGAGCGCGTCGTGCTGGTGGGCGTATGGACCTCCGGCACGGTGCAGGACGCCGAGAACTCCCTCGCGGAGCTCGCCGCCCTCGCCGAGACGGCTGGCGCCCTCGTACTCGACGGTGTGATCCAGCGCCGTGACAAGCCGGACCCGGCCACCTTCATCGGCTCGGGCAAGGCCCGCGAGCTGCGCGACATCGTGCTCGAGAGCGGCGCCGACACCGTCGTCTGCGACGGTGAGCTCAGCCCCGGCCAGCTCATCGCCCTCGAGGACGTCGTCAAGGTCAAGGTCGTCGACCGGACCGCTCTGATTCTCGACATCTTCGCCCAGCACGCCAAGTCCCGAGAGGGCAAGGCGCAGGTCGCACTCGCGCAGATGCAGTACATGCTGCCGCGCCTGCGCGGCTGGGGCGCGTCGCTGTCCCGGCAGATGGGTGGCGGCGGCGGTGGCGGCATGGCCACCCGAGGCCCCGGTGAGACCAAGATCGAGACCGACCGGCGTCGGATCCGCGAGAAGATGGCGAAGATGCGCCGGGAGATCGCGGACATGAAGACCGGCCGCGACATCAAGCGGCAGGAACGGCGCCGCAACAAGGTGCCCTCGGTCGCCATTGCCGGCTACACCAACGCCGGCAAGTCCTCGCTGCTCAACCGCCTCACGGGCGCGGGCGTACTGGTGGAGAACGCGCTGTTCGCCACCCTCGACCCGACCGTGCGCCGGGCCGAGACGCCCAGCGGCCGGATCTACACCCTGGCCGACACGGTCGGCTTCGTCCGGCACCTGCCCCACCACCTGGTCGAGGCGTTCCGCTCCACGATGGAGGAGGTCGGTGACTCCGACCTCATCCTGCACATCGTGGACGGCTCGCACCCGGCGCCGGAGGAGCAGCTGGCGGCGGTGCGCGAGGTCATCCGCGACGTCGGCGCGGTCAACGTGCCCGAGATCGTGGTGATCAACAAGGCCGACGCCGCGGATCCGCTCGTACTGCAGCGGCTGCTGCGGATCGAGCGGCACTCCATCGCCGTCTCGGCGCGCACGGGGCAGGGCATCGAGGAGCTCCTCGGGCTCATCGACTCCGAACTGCCGCGGCCCGAGGTCGAGGTGGAGGCCCTGGTGCCGTACACCCGCGGCTCGCTGGTCGCCCGGGCGCACGCCGAGGGCGAGGTGATCTCCGAGGAGCACACCCCGGAGGGCACCCTGCTGAAGGTGCGGGTCCACCAGGAACTGGCGGCGGACCTGGCGCCGTACGTGCCGGCGAAGCGGTAA
- a CDS encoding M1 family metallopeptidase — MQLSSPRLRAALLAAASLTLVAAVLPPPKPLGIGDSLFPQLGNPGYDVLSYDLSFTYKDNKSPLDAVTVIDARALEPLERINLDFTHGTVASAEVNGEPAHFESAGEDLVLTPASPVAANVPLHIAIRHTSDPRGIADGGWVPTDDGLAMANQADAAHRVFPCNDHPADKAYFTFRITAPAGLTAVANGVPGALPAPRAAGSTTWTYRTLHPMATELAQVSIGASAVVEGAGPHGLPLRHVVPTADRQRLEPWLKKTAGHVQWMEQHVGRYPFENYGVLIARAKTGFELETQTLSLFENGLFSGAGYPEWYVEAVMVHELAHQWFGDSVTPRTWSDLWLNEGHATWYEALYADGLGKYSMERRMREAYQRSDQWRAAGGPPAAPKPAAPGEKIGLFRPVVYDGAALVLYALRQEIGEKAFDRLERRWVAENRDGIAGTDDFVRLASEVAGRDLEAFLKPWLYGKTTPAMPGHPEWGGPKSV; from the coding sequence ATGCAGCTCTCCTCCCCGCGCCTGCGCGCCGCCCTGCTCGCCGCGGCCTCCCTCACCCTGGTCGCCGCCGTGCTGCCCCCGCCGAAGCCGCTGGGCATCGGCGACTCGCTGTTCCCGCAGCTCGGGAACCCCGGGTACGACGTCCTCTCGTACGACCTGTCCTTCACGTACAAGGACAACAAGAGCCCGCTCGACGCGGTCACCGTCATCGACGCCCGCGCCCTGGAGCCGCTGGAGCGGATCAACCTGGACTTCACCCACGGAACGGTGGCGTCCGCCGAGGTCAACGGCGAGCCGGCGCACTTCGAGAGCGCCGGGGAGGACCTCGTGCTCACCCCGGCGAGCCCCGTCGCGGCCAACGTGCCGCTGCACATCGCGATCCGGCACACCAGCGATCCGCGCGGCATCGCCGACGGGGGCTGGGTGCCCACCGACGACGGCCTGGCCATGGCCAACCAGGCCGACGCCGCCCACCGGGTCTTCCCGTGCAACGACCACCCGGCGGACAAGGCGTACTTCACCTTCCGGATCACCGCCCCCGCCGGTCTCACCGCCGTCGCCAACGGGGTGCCCGGCGCCCTCCCGGCCCCCCGGGCCGCCGGCTCGACCACCTGGACGTACCGGACCCTGCACCCGATGGCCACCGAACTCGCGCAGGTCTCGATCGGCGCGTCGGCCGTGGTGGAAGGCGCCGGTCCGCACGGGCTGCCGCTGCGCCACGTGGTCCCCACCGCGGACCGGCAGCGGCTGGAGCCCTGGCTGAAGAAGACCGCCGGGCACGTCCAGTGGATGGAGCAGCACGTCGGCCGCTACCCCTTCGAGAACTACGGCGTACTGATCGCACGGGCGAAGACCGGATTCGAGCTGGAGACGCAGACCCTCTCGCTCTTCGAGAACGGCCTGTTCTCGGGAGCGGGCTACCCCGAGTGGTACGTGGAGGCCGTGATGGTCCACGAGCTCGCCCACCAGTGGTTCGGCGACAGCGTCACCCCGCGGACCTGGTCCGACCTGTGGCTCAACGAGGGGCACGCCACCTGGTACGAAGCCCTGTACGCGGACGGCCTCGGCAAGTACTCCATGGAGCGGCGCATGCGCGAGGCGTACCAGCGCTCCGACCAGTGGCGGGCGGCCGGCGGGCCCCCGGCCGCGCCGAAGCCCGCCGCCCCCGGCGAGAAGATCGGGCTGTTCCGGCCGGTGGTCTACGACGGGGCCGCGCTGGTGCTGTACGCGCTGCGGCAGGAGATCGGCGAGAAGGCCTTCGACCGGCTGGAGCGCCGCTGGGTGGCGGAGAACCGGGACGGGATCGCCGGTACCGACGACTTCGTACGCCTGGCCTCGGAGGTGGCCGGTCGGGACCTGGAAGCCTTCCTGAAGCCGTGGCTTTACGGGAAGACGACCCCGGCGATGCCCGGGCATCCGGAGTGGGGCGGCCCGAAAAGCGTGTGA
- a CDS encoding RelA/SpoT family protein, producing the protein MSAEATNPEARPEARPELRRRGRTRLDLRRLGRAALLGPTSRDRLPDAIGHVAEAHRAHHPDADLSLLRRAYVLAESSHRGQMRKSGEPYITHPLAVTLILAELGAETTTLTASLLHDTVEDTEVTLDQVRAEFGDEVCFIVDGVTKVEKIDYGAAAEPETFRKMLVATGNDVRVMSIKLADRLHNMRTLGVMRPEKQARIAKVTRDVLIPLAERLGVQALKTELEDLVFAILHPEEYEYTRALIAAHAGERDPLPAIADSVKTVLRDAGIAAEVQVRPRHFVSVHRIARGRGELRGSDFGRILVLVGENADCYAVLGELHTCFTPVVSEFKDFIAAPKFNLYQSLHTAVATPAGYVAEVIVRTRQMHRVAEAGVVALGNPYAHTAAETAAPAEAGSPAAAADCDEERVDPTRPGWLSRLLDWQQSAPDPDTFWSVLRAELAQDREITVFRADGGAPGTISLPAGASCIDAAYAQYGEAAHGCIGARVNGRLTSLASRLSDGDTVQLLLAQDASSGPAADWLEHARTPAARIAISSWLQAHPDSVKPTTAPARAPLSVVGARGGGGNAVADLPDATVRLAGCCTPVPPDAVAGFVVRGGAVTVHRIHCAAVAQMRALGRTSVAVHWRATADCRVTLLAESFGRPHLLADLTEAIARQGVEVVSATVEPPVEQRVRHTYTLQLPDATGLPALMRAMRDVPGVYDVRRA; encoded by the coding sequence ATGAGTGCAGAGGCCACGAACCCCGAAGCACGACCCGAAGCGCGCCCCGAACTCCGCAGACGGGGCCGGACCCGCCTTGACCTGCGACGACTCGGGCGTGCTGCCCTTCTCGGGCCCACGTCCCGAGACCGGCTCCCCGATGCCATCGGCCACGTCGCCGAGGCGCACCGCGCCCACCACCCGGACGCGGACCTGTCCCTCCTGCGCCGCGCGTACGTGCTCGCGGAGTCCTCGCACCGCGGCCAGATGCGCAAAAGCGGTGAGCCGTACATCACACATCCGCTCGCCGTCACGCTGATCCTCGCCGAACTCGGCGCCGAGACCACCACTTTGACGGCCTCTCTGCTGCACGACACCGTCGAGGACACCGAGGTGACCCTCGATCAGGTCCGCGCCGAATTCGGCGACGAGGTCTGCTTCATCGTCGACGGCGTCACCAAGGTCGAGAAGATCGACTACGGCGCCGCCGCCGAACCCGAGACCTTCCGCAAGATGCTCGTCGCCACCGGCAACGACGTCCGCGTCATGTCCATCAAACTCGCCGACCGGCTGCACAACATGCGCACCCTCGGCGTGATGCGCCCCGAGAAACAGGCGCGCATCGCCAAGGTCACCCGCGACGTCCTCATCCCGCTCGCCGAACGGCTCGGCGTCCAGGCCCTCAAGACCGAGCTGGAAGACCTCGTCTTCGCGATCCTGCACCCCGAGGAGTACGAGTACACCCGCGCGCTCATCGCGGCCCACGCGGGGGAGCGCGACCCGCTGCCCGCCATCGCCGACTCCGTCAAGACCGTCCTGCGCGACGCCGGCATCGCCGCCGAGGTACAGGTCCGGCCCCGGCACTTCGTCTCCGTGCACCGGATCGCCCGGGGGCGCGGCGAGCTGCGCGGCTCCGACTTCGGCCGCATCCTCGTGCTCGTCGGCGAGAATGCCGACTGCTACGCCGTGCTGGGCGAGCTGCACACCTGCTTCACCCCGGTCGTCTCGGAGTTCAAGGACTTCATCGCCGCCCCGAAGTTCAACCTCTACCAGTCGTTGCACACCGCCGTCGCCACGCCCGCGGGGTACGTCGCCGAAGTCATCGTCCGCACCCGCCAGATGCACCGGGTCGCCGAAGCCGGCGTGGTCGCCCTCGGTAATCCGTACGCCCACACCGCGGCGGAGACCGCCGCGCCGGCGGAAGCCGGCTCCCCGGCCGCCGCCGCAGACTGCGACGAGGAGCGGGTCGACCCGACCCGTCCCGGCTGGCTGTCGCGCCTCCTCGACTGGCAGCAGTCCGCGCCCGACCCGGACACCTTCTGGAGCGTGCTGCGCGCCGAGCTGGCGCAGGACCGGGAGATCACCGTGTTCCGCGCCGACGGAGGTGCCCCCGGCACGATCAGCCTGCCCGCCGGGGCCAGCTGTATCGACGCCGCCTACGCGCAGTACGGCGAGGCGGCCCACGGCTGTATCGGCGCCCGGGTCAACGGGCGCCTCACCTCCCTGGCCTCCCGGCTGTCCGACGGGGACACCGTCCAGCTGCTGCTCGCCCAGGACGCCTCCTCGGGGCCCGCCGCCGACTGGCTGGAGCATGCCAGGACCCCGGCCGCCCGGATCGCCATCAGCAGCTGGCTCCAGGCCCATCCCGACTCGGTGAAACCCACCACCGCGCCCGCCCGGGCTCCGCTGTCCGTGGTCGGCGCCCGGGGCGGCGGCGGCAACGCGGTCGCCGACCTGCCGGACGCCACCGTACGGCTGGCCGGCTGCTGCACGCCGGTGCCGCCGGACGCCGTCGCCGGGTTCGTCGTACGGGGCGGGGCCGTCACCGTCCACCGCATCCACTGCGCGGCGGTGGCCCAGATGCGCGCGCTGGGGCGGACCTCCGTCGCCGTGCACTGGCGGGCCACGGCGGACTGCCGGGTCACGCTGCTCGCTGAATCGTTCGGCCGCCCGCACCTGCTGGCCGACCTGACCGAGGCCATCGCCCGCCAAGGGGTCGAGGTGGTCTCCGCGACCGTGGAGCCGCCCGTGGAGCAGCGCGTCCGGCACACGTACACGCTGCAGCTGCCCGACGCGACCGGGCTGCCGGCCCTGATGCGGGCGATGCGCGACGTACCGGGTGTCTACGACGTGCGCCGAGCGTAG
- the dapF gene encoding diaminopimelate epimerase: MTQTSLSFLKGHGTENDFVIVPDPDNAVELPATAVAKLCDRRAGIGADGVLHVVRSAAHPEAAHLADEAEWFMDYRNSDGSVAEMCGNGVRVFARYLQYAGHVEPGDLAVATRGGVKRVHLDKSGDVTVSMGRAVLPEEQVTVTVGERAWPARNVNMGNPHAVAFVDSLDHAGKLLDPPPFSPAEVYPTGVNVEFVVDRGPRHVAMRVHERGSGETRSCGTGACAVAVAAIRRDGADPAVTGEPVTYTVDLPGGTLVITEHPDGQVDMTGPAVIVAAGEFDAAWLTETAFG, encoded by the coding sequence GTGACGCAGACGAGCCTCTCCTTCCTCAAGGGCCACGGCACCGAGAACGACTTCGTGATCGTCCCGGACCCGGACAACGCCGTCGAGCTGCCCGCGACCGCCGTCGCGAAGCTCTGCGACCGGCGCGCCGGCATCGGCGCGGACGGGGTGCTGCACGTCGTCCGGTCCGCCGCGCACCCCGAGGCGGCGCACCTGGCCGACGAGGCCGAGTGGTTCATGGACTACCGCAACAGCGACGGCTCCGTCGCCGAGATGTGCGGCAACGGCGTCCGCGTCTTCGCCCGCTACCTCCAGTACGCCGGCCACGTCGAGCCCGGCGACCTCGCCGTCGCCACCCGCGGCGGCGTCAAGCGGGTGCACCTCGACAAGAGCGGCGACGTGACGGTCTCCATGGGCCGCGCCGTCCTCCCCGAGGAGCAGGTCACCGTGACGGTCGGCGAGCGCGCCTGGCCCGCCCGCAACGTCAACATGGGGAACCCGCACGCCGTCGCGTTCGTTGACAGCCTGGACCACGCCGGAAAGCTGCTCGACCCGCCCCCGTTCAGCCCCGCCGAGGTCTACCCGACGGGTGTCAACGTGGAGTTCGTCGTCGACCGCGGCCCCCGGCACGTCGCCATGCGCGTCCACGAGCGCGGCTCCGGCGAGACCCGCTCCTGCGGCACCGGCGCCTGCGCCGTCGCCGTGGCCGCCATCCGCCGCGACGGCGCCGACCCGGCCGTCACCGGCGAGCCCGTCACGTACACCGTCGACCTCCCCGGCGGCACCCTCGTCATCACCGAACACCCCGACGGTCAGGTCGACATGACCGGACCGGCCGTCATCGTGGCCGCGGGCGAGTTCGACGCGGCCTGGCTCACCGAAACGGCTTTCGGCTGA
- the miaA gene encoding tRNA (adenosine(37)-N6)-dimethylallyltransferase MiaA, whose product MRNAAPAPRVIAVVGPTAAGKSDLGVALARHFDGEVVNADSMQLYRGMDIGTAKLTTQERGGVPHHLLDIWEVTETASVAEYQRLARAEIDKLLAQGRTPVLVGGSGLYVRGALDAMEFPGTDPEVRARLEAEVVLRGPGALHARLAAADPAAAQAILPSNGRRIVRALEVIEITGKPFTANLPGHESVYDTVQIGVDVARPELDERIALRVDRMWEAGLVDEVRALEARGLRDGVTASRALGYQQVLAALAGACTEEEARAETVRATKRFARRQDSWFRRDPRVHWLSGAVADRGELVGLAQSLVERAVTA is encoded by the coding sequence GTGAGGAATGCAGCCCCCGCCCCGCGGGTCATCGCCGTCGTCGGTCCCACCGCGGCCGGAAAGTCCGATCTGGGCGTAGCCCTGGCCCGCCATTTCGACGGCGAAGTCGTCAACGCCGACTCGATGCAGCTGTATCGGGGGATGGACATCGGCACCGCCAAGCTGACGACGCAGGAGCGCGGCGGCGTCCCGCACCACCTCCTCGACATCTGGGAGGTCACGGAGACCGCGAGCGTCGCCGAGTACCAGCGCCTGGCCCGCGCCGAGATCGACAAGCTGCTCGCCCAGGGCCGTACGCCGGTCCTCGTCGGCGGATCGGGCCTGTACGTCCGCGGTGCCCTCGACGCGATGGAGTTCCCCGGCACCGACCCGGAGGTCCGCGCCCGGCTGGAGGCGGAGGTCGTGCTGCGCGGCCCCGGCGCCCTGCACGCCCGCCTCGCCGCCGCCGACCCGGCCGCCGCCCAGGCGATCCTCCCCAGCAACGGGCGCCGCATCGTCCGCGCCCTGGAGGTCATCGAGATCACCGGGAAGCCGTTCACCGCCAACCTGCCCGGCCACGAGTCGGTCTACGACACCGTGCAGATCGGCGTCGACGTGGCCCGGCCGGAGCTCGACGAGCGGATCGCCCTGCGCGTGGACCGGATGTGGGAGGCCGGGCTCGTGGACGAGGTGCGCGCGCTGGAGGCCCGCGGCCTGCGCGACGGAGTCACCGCTTCCAGGGCGCTCGGCTACCAGCAGGTCCTGGCCGCCCTGGCCGGCGCGTGCACCGAGGAAGAGGCCCGGGCCGAGACCGTCCGCGCCACCAAGCGGTTCGCCCGGCGGCAGGACTCCTGGTTCCGCCGGGACCCCCGTGTGCACTGGCTCAGCGGCGCCGTCGCGGACCGGGGGGAACTCGTCGGACTCGCGCAGTCGTTGGTCGAACGAGCGGTCACAGCCTGA
- a CDS encoding antitoxin encodes MGLLDTLKAKLAPAKDKVGDLAQQHEGRIGQNLDKMAQAVDSKTKGKYHGKIETGTSKAKDALGKIAHKDAPGGPTPPTAAS; translated from the coding sequence ATGGGTCTGCTGGACACTCTGAAGGCCAAGCTCGCTCCGGCGAAGGACAAGGTCGGCGACCTCGCACAGCAGCACGAGGGCAGGATCGGCCAGAACCTCGACAAGATGGCCCAGGCCGTGGACTCCAAGACCAAGGGCAAGTACCACGGCAAGATCGAGACCGGTACGAGCAAGGCGAAGGACGCCCTGGGCAAGATCGCGCACAAGGACGCCCCCGGCGGGCCGACGCCGCCGACGGCAGCTTCCTGA